CCGCCTGGCCGGTACGTTCTACCAATTGCTTCTGTTCGCTGGAAAGGCTACTAGAATCAACGTCCTTCTTAAACTTGCCTGCGTAAGCGCGATAAATCTGGTAGAGGCCGATGCCAATGGTGAGCAGCGCCGCCGCTCCCACCAACCACTCGCCCAACGGAAGGTCTAGTATTTTGGCTACCAGTGTCTGCCGGCCATTGCCGTTGCTGCTCGGCGGCGCGCCTTGCACGGCGGCGCGGCCCGCATACAGCGCCAAGGCAGCATAGATAGCGCCGCTACCGGCGTAACCAAGACGTTTGGCCAAGCCAACAGGCTTGGTGCCTTTATGCTCAGTGTCGCGCACTGCCTGCACGAAACGCCACACGACATAGCCCAGCAATCCTAGGGCTACTAAGCCCAGCAGCCACCGACCCAGTGGGAGTTCTTGAAGGGTCAGGACTGCTTTCTTCTTATCGGCCGTTTGACCGCCCTTCATGCCAGTAGCCGCCAATAAGGCTAGGCCACCCAATAGGAAGTACACAAAACCTTTGGCCGCAAACCCAAAACGGGCCAGCGTGCGAATTCCCTCGGAAGTCGAGGGCAAAGTTGGAGAAACAGAAAGTGCCATATCGTACTAGGGTAGGGAGAGAGAAACTTTACAGTTGCTCTTACGGAGATGGCACCGCAAACGGTTATTCTCTAGTACGTTGTACAACCCGGTAACGTGGCGGCTGCTCATGCATACCCTATGCGCACAAGTGCAGAAAACCTAGGCTAGCTTTCCTTCCCAAAAAAGTCGCTCGGTTGGTAAATGGTCGCGCCATTGCGAATGAGCGTTTTATTCTCGGGCAAGTCGAGCGTGACAATAGGCTTGCCGGCGGCTATTCGGCTCTGAAACAGCCTTTCTAGATTGCCCTCGGGTGCCATGTACGGGATAAAAAAGTTGTCGGCTAGGTCCAGCACAAGCATGTTGCGGATGTCGGCCGTTTCTTGCGAGGTAGAAGTCACCTTCGGCTCAAAAGGCGTGACGAAAAGCAAGTGGCCTGCTTGTATCTCAGCTTC
This Hymenobacter sp. GOD-10R DNA region includes the following protein-coding sequences:
- a CDS encoding DUF1206 domain-containing protein, with protein sequence MALSVSPTLPSTSEGIRTLARFGFAAKGFVYFLLGGLALLAATGMKGGQTADKKKAVLTLQELPLGRWLLGLVALGLLGYVVWRFVQAVRDTEHKGTKPVGLAKRLGYAGSGAIYAALALYAGRAAVQGAPPSSNGNGRQTLVAKILDLPLGEWLVGAAALLTIGIGLYQIYRAYAGKFKKDVDSSSLSSEQKQLVERTGQAGYTARGIVLGILGYFLLQAALNSNSQEVQGTEGAFDLLSSMGPAVLGIVALGLMAYGVYQMVRARYPVLQI